From a region of the Mercurialis annua linkage group LG1-X, ddMerAnnu1.2, whole genome shotgun sequence genome:
- the LOC126672214 gene encoding uncharacterized protein LOC126672214: MDHDRVNERLKYLPKSQRKMPKKYGYYTNVESSFGLGLGFGQQYISVGSDTCFDRNDLVFDNRRRPDKFLFLGNALVEEFMQKDEERHSRLSRPLTAWKAPEVGWVKINTDAACNIAEGMIACGVVARDNMGRVLKMGSRFLQGVQDVEAAELHALRFGMEIAIEAGFSKAHFESDALLAINRVRDLGNAIDQNQLIADDIVILGSHLDLSSFSHIRREGNRLACYS; the protein is encoded by the exons ATGGACCACGACCGagtcaacgaacgactcaaatattTACCGAAATCTCAACGGAAAATGCCAAAAAAATACGGATATTACACGAATGTAGAATCCAGCTTTGGTTTA GGTTTAGGGTTCGGCCAACAGTATATTTCTGTGGGTTCTGATACGTGCTTTG ATAGGAACGACTTGGTTTTTGATAACAGAAGGAGGCCTGATAAGTTCTTGTTTCTGGGAAATGCTCTAGTGGAAGAATTTATGCAGAAGGATGAGGAGAGACATAGCAGATTATCCCGTCCGCTGACAGCTTGGAAAGCTCCAGAAGTTGGATGGGTTAAAATCAATACAGACGCAGCTTGCAATATCGCTGAAGGTATGATAGCTTGTGGAGTAGTTGCCAGAGACAACATGGGAAGAGTTTTAAAAATGGGGTCCAGGTTCCTTCAAGGGGTGCAGGATGTAGAAGCAGCAGAACTGCATGCTCTCAGATTCGGTATGGAGATTGCTATAGAAGCTGGGTTCTCTAAAGCTCACTTTGAGTCGGATGCCTTACTGGCTATAAATCGCGTCAGAGATCTTGGAAACGCGATTGATCAAAACCAGTTAATTGCAGATGACATTGTGATATTAGGAAGTCATTTGGATCTCTCTTCCTTCTCCCATATTCGAAGGGAAGGTAATAGACTAGCATGCTACAGCTAG